The stretch of DNA AAAGATGCCATTGAGATGCATGTGGCTCACACAATCCTTCTGCCTCCTACTGAGAACTGTTCCTATCACTTCCATTCTTCTGAGGAAACACTGTCTAGCAAGCCCTGCATAATGTGCAACAAATTTGTGGGAAGCTGGAAACTTGTCTCTAGTGAAAACTTTGATGACTACATGAAAGAACTGGGTGAGATTTGATGTGGATATTGGTATACTGCTGCTATAGCTGTACATTTCAGTGATGTCTTCTTTTGGTGATTCTTGCTTTTCACTCAGATcagtaaacttttttaaaaagcattttgaaaaggaAGCTGAACAAGAGAAATTATTCATTTCTTCTGTCTTATTAACCATGCTCAGATTCTGTCCTTTCCTTTAATTATCGTCTTGCATATTGTGAAATTGCATCTGCTAGCGATGGCCTGGTGTTTTTCAGAGCCCAGTTTTATATCATGAATTATGTTTTCCTTCCGCAGAAATATTGTGTCCCATATTCTTTTAGGGTATGTTTCTTTTAATTACAGATAGGGAAGAAATTctgtttagtttgcatttaaaggtgaacctacctaatttgcactttctgaaacaatatgaaaacaaaaacacagcttccttcagaattcacatttatctgaattttgtactGCAAGTACCTAGCCATATTCTGTATACAAAGATGTGCAAACTTGGTCAATGTGTCCATAAACATATTAGtgaaaaaagcatacaaaatgcattatttgcaaaaatgtgtatagtaggCATAATTGTGTATAAAGAGAGAATTGCCCTAAAATGCTGATATATTTCAAGAATGGTGACTGGATTTGTTGTAGGATCAGTACATTTGTTAGGCAGTATACAACCAGGCTGCATTTCAAACAGTTAAAATACACGACGACGGTTTCATTTCTTAAATGGAGATATTTTGGGGGAGGGCTGATGAATACATATGTATGTATTCATCAAGAAATTCCTGCAGCACTAACAGTGAAATCTTAAGCACATTACTTAGAAGTTCAACAAGTTCTGTAAGACTTATCCCCGGTAAGTGAATTCAAGATTGCAGCATTAAGGGATAATTTGTATCTGTGAATGAACTATTACAGACCCCAAAAAAGCACTACACAGAGATCACTTGATATCACCTCAAATGCATTATTTATCAATGGAGCTAGTCCACATATGCAGATGTGAGTCTTCGGATACTGAGTACTCAAAAGAGAAACCAAGTCTTGCATATTCATGTCTGAATTTCTTCTGTGTATAGGGGATATGTGATATAAGGCAGTCCTGTCTTCACTGGTCTTTTATTCAATCCAGTATTGCATTTTGTGTCATATTGACTTTTGCATTTAAATACACCAGTGTGGTTGACGGATGTTCCCCTTTGTTTTAAGATCATTTGCTAATCCCTAAGAATCTTCCCATTCAAATATAGTTTGGGGAGAACATTGGCAATCAATTATTGTAGAACTCTCCACTAATACTGTAATTCTCTCCAGCTGATATTCCTTTTTTCACTTCTAGTTTTCAGATGTATTTTTGAGGCCAGGGAATGTGTAATGTATGCAATGCCCAATGGGGTATAATGTTCTTTATCTGGTTTGTAGGGGTGGGGTTGGCCACCAGAAAACTTAGCAGTTTGGCCAAGCCCAAAGTCATCATCAGCATGAAGGGTGATGAGGTAACAATCAGAACTGAAAGTACCTTCAAAAATACACAGATCACTTTCAAGTTGGGGCAGGAATTTCAAGAAACCACTGCAGATGACAGGAAAACAAAGGTGAGAGATAGCTTTCCCCTCAACCTTCTTCCTTTTAATAGCACTGTAAGGTCTTCAGTTCTTTTGACAGAAACCAAGGCAACTTGCTATGTGGGATACAGATAGCGCAAGACTTGTTAACATTACACTTGTTCCAAGTCTCCAAGGGGTGAGAAGTTCTTTCCAGGAGAACAGCACTTACCCAGGTTTCCTTCTCTGTTGGAGATCACTGGaggcttcctcttcttcttcttcttcttcttcttcttcttcttcttcttcttcttcttcttcttcttcttcttcttcttcttcttcttcttcggtaaTATGTTCTGCcaatttacaaatatacaggtcAAGCATCAGTGGAAACACAAACACTCCAACAGACAATCAAGTATTCCGCTATCACATCAGATGTTGCAGGAGACAGCCAGCGCCCCAAAACACTGTTAGCTTAGAAGTCCAACACTCAGTTCTCTCGGAATAAACTCAGcttggcatttcttctttctagaacattttttaaaataaaaatagttgtCATCTTCATCATAGACCAAAGTTAGTTATGTTCATTCGTTTTAGTGTGTCTGCTCTAAGTATGACTAACATTTAAATAGGAATTCAATGCACTCATTGTAGTGGTGGTGTATGGGGTGCTAGGGGACAGGTATATCTCTAGTAGGGGGACACACATTATTCACCTTTtgaggtagtttgtccacctttgatacccaccttgcactcagctctcacctgtggctcctagaagctgtcagcatgagacagcagccacaccccaggaaatggctttgactggccaaggccgatgggtctcaaatcctcagtGAGTTAAGGACTTCCCCATGTATGTGAAGAAAGGCTCCggcagattgagcggatgagaccaatagtggatccaatggtcaagaTGATGGTTTCTATACGTGCTATAGATAGAAATGATGAGGACCTctgtacacactgcccaggcttgcaccccaagcaagtcactttgatgctgctaatgcaggcatccccaaactgcggccctccagatgttttggcctacaactcccatgatccctagctaacatgaccagtggtcagggatgatgggaattgtagtccagaacatctggagggccgaagtttggggatgcctgtgctaatgcagtgatttgacttcactcccagagacatgctccattgtctctcgagacaacAAGTGGGGGAGACTGTCACCAGGTGAGCTGTGCACCCACTCAATCTGCTCTCGAGGTACTAACTGTTGATCAGcaacttctttctttccttcctttcttctggtTCTTTATCTTGAAAGTGGACTTGGACCAGACAATCCTTCAAATCAGAAcatagctatcaagttctcccattttaaaaaggaaattcccttatgctgaataggcttcctcgcgagaaaagggaaaatttgacagctatgaatcAGAGGTGCCTTCAACCTCCCCTGTTCCTGTCCTGGCTCCACCTATGCAACTTATGCTGAAGTTAAACAGGTGTCAGCCCAATCAGTTGCTTGGACAGAGCTCACCAGGAACCTCATTTACAAGAAGGATATaataaaactactactactaccgtatGATGATGATTAGAAAGAAATACAAGTGCTCTTGAGATATAACCATATGCTACTTGAATACCAATGATGTAtaagactgcccccccccccaaaatggcatcCCAGCTTTGACTTGATatttgtggggaaggggagggactaCAAActagccacatttttattttttattttgtgtctcCAGACTGTTGTAACCTTAGAAAAAGGTGCATTGGTTCAAATGCAGAAGTGGAATGGCAAAGAATCAACAATAAGGAGGAAACTAGTTGATGGGAAAATGGTGGTGGTAAGTTAAACTACATAATGCGTGACCCATTCTGGGCAGTTTTCaatcacattgatttcagtgagaaatCTATAACCATGTTATTAGCTTTCTCATTGTAATAGTAGGATTTGAAGGATTGTGCCCCAATTTTTTGAAGGGCATTTTTGCCAGTTTTGAATAGCAACCCTCCAATCCTTCAAGGGCCTGTTTAAAATAGATTACACAGTAGTAGCTAAGGGGAAAGTGCACTTGAATTAGATTTAGCAATGGTTCAAGAATGGCTGGGTTTCATCTTGCTTTTCTCTAATTGTATGCCCAGTTTAGTGCAAATGCCAACCTTGATGAAGGTTAGGGGTTTCAAGGTTGTGCATGTGGCTTTGGCTTAAACATCATCAGGTTTAAGGTTTTCAAGCAGCTGCCACCACATACCCACctgccagtgctcagggatcTGGAGCCAAGCAAGGAACCAAATTGTTCTCCACCTGCCATACACACTGTGGATTAAAAGTATTTCATGACCGCATGTAATGTATTTacaacagcattttttaaatgacTGCATGCAAGACTGGGGGTGGGGTTCTGATTTGAGGTGTGTGCAAGCCCCACAAGTGACTGCTAGGGAtgaaaccagggccgtcttaagcgcccctggcgccatggtgcgccggatccctccggcgcccccccgccccgtttcccagcgcggtgggcgggtgggcgcagcgcgcagtgcggctgccgcaggcgctgctgcgcgacaggtgggcaggcacagtgcggttgccgtgggcgcagctgcgcggcggactggcggaccggctggccagcgggcgggcgcagctcgtggcaccctcctggtgggccggcgccgtggtgccctgcgccacccagcctggccgtagggccggccctggatgaAACGTTGGTACAAAGCCAATTGTGGGATAGAGAAGTATGCACAAGCAAAAATTGGATACTAGCCACACCACATAGTGCAAGTTATAATAAGTCAAGATGTTTTGATAGCGTTAAAATGTGAGGTGGACTGTGTTTTGGTTGATAGTGTGatgcaagggtggggaatctgtggccctccagatgttgctgaactccaactcccatgatccctggccattgagcatgcttgctggggctgatgggagttgtagttcagcaatagctagaaggccacaggttctcagcTCCTGATGTAATGTCATTTCAAAAGGCTTTATGTAAGTGTAACCCACATGTCCTATGTTATTTTTGATTTCTCAGGAATGCACCGTGAAAGGTGTCACCTGTACAAGAGTCTATGAGAAGATGTGAGGAATCTCCAAGTCCCTACTCAACTGAATCTAGTTTGTCTGATTCACATTATTTCTGTGGGGAAGCGGGGGAGCTAAACATCATGCCCTTTCCCCTCTCAATTCATTTTACTATAGAGCGTCTAAGCTGTAAACATAGATTTAGAAATGGCTGTATAAGCAAATGTGGAAGTATTTGTGATTCAATAAATGCTTACCGCTATCCGACACGTGAATGTATTTTTTTAGTACAGAGAATGTGCTAGACAgaagtgtgtctctctgtgtgaaaaGAAATCAACTCTTTTAGGCCACAGGGCAGATGAATGAAAGAGAATCTCATAAACGTATAGGGTGAATTctggagaaaaaaaaacacctggcgAATAAATAAAAGCTTATTCACGGCTTCAGTTACTCAGACTGCAACTGGGGCTAGAAAATAAATTGTAGAATACAGATGGCTTCTAGAACTATTTTTTCACCTCCCCCCAGGAATGTAACTTCATTCTGTTGAATGCCAGGCACATTAATTTAAGCATACCTGAACTGCATAATATGTTATTTAATGAAAATGTAGTTTGGTTTGTTACCGTACTTGGCCACCGAATTTGAATCAATAAATGAAGGCAGCACATCACAGTGTGGAGAAAAACACTGACAATGTCCTCAAGAGAGCCAGCACCAAACATTGTACCAACTGCCGGAGCTATTCCCATTCTCCTCATAATCTGACCATCCCTGCTATGACACCTCCATGGGACTCATGACACATGAAACACATGTCTTGAAAAATCCTGTCATTAAAACTAGGGGATTGTGCCAAAGTATTAACAGAAAAGATGAGTTTTGAGGAGGGATTGGAAGTAAGTATGAGAAGTGGTATCACACAGGTGTTCTGGGAGGTAGTACCAATAGGGCAGCAGGGGAGAAAGGGCAGAGTCTTTTGAGGCAGCTTGTTTGAAAAGTATTTACTTATTATAAAGTGTCATAGCCAAAGGTGTTGCTCAGCTGATGCAAAGTCTTCTGTTagtggaaagggaaaggaagcaaTTACTTGCAAATTCACCCCTGTACCCCCTTGTCCACTAAACCTGTTCCAGGGAGATGGGGGACCCTCCTGAGGAGATGCAGGTGGAGCTTGGTAGGACCGCTGGAAAGGGCCCACCTCGCTGTTCCACTGACAAAAAGACTTAACATCAGCTGAGTGATGCCATTCGATACAACCtagcttttgttttttgtctgtGAAATATACAACAGCACATACATTAAAGATTTAAGGTTCAAAACAAGATAAAGCCACTATTTAAAACAGAGGCAATAGAAgagccattttaaaattaaactcaACCAAGTTCTTGAAAAGTTTGCCCAAGTTCTTCAGAAGCATTCAGGTAGGAACACATTTTAACTTCCtagtgaaaaaaagagagagtacaaGGAGCGGGAATCTGGTGGACTTCTCAAGCCAGCAAATTCCACAAGCTGGGTACTAGACCTGTTCAACTGTCCTTGTTTTAATTGGAAGTTTCGAAActattttaaactgcattttaaattattatagCCTGcgctgggaccttagggtgaagggtggataattAAAATGATGATAatgactgatgatgatgatgactggtGGTAGTCACGATGGCTCCCCCCGCACCCCTCTTTCTCCACCAGTGGCAAGaagacaggaaacaggaagaggGCATGCAGGGCCCAGTTAGCCAGGGCTCAAAAAGTAACAACCAGAACTGCTGTAGGTTGAGTTGTTCTgcctagtacaggcacccccaaactgcggccctccagatgttttggcctacaactcccatgatccctagctaacaggaccagtggtcggggaagatgggaattgcagtccaaaacatctggagggccgaagtttggggatgcctgagtctAGTGTTTGCAGCTGAGAAAACAATACATAGCCAAATGACAACTCCAGCAGGGACACaactggggatgggggagaaagtcaattcacatttaaatgtgagcctttccaaaacaataagtGAACTGAAACACtggcatcctttgaaatctgcacttttcAAAGTTTGCAATGGAGTTTTCTGGCCccgtaatgtgtacaaaaatgcatatacaggggcaaagtgtgcattaaaataaatgccgtgtatttgtgaaaatagcatacaagagTGTGTTATagtagggggaaatgctttgtaaaaatgtgcaaAGCAGGCAAAAATTGCACATTtgcataaatttgcactaaaatgctggtgaattttcgggATTACGTCTAAAAAATATTACAAACTTGATGTGGAAGGTGTGGAGAttataagattggaaaaatgagaaacaggaaaAGTGGAACTTGTCAGATTCACCGTCCCTGGACACTGCAAGTAGAACTGCAAGTCTTGATGAATGCAAtgatgaaacaaataaaatacagctCTGGCATGGGCTGAATTTTGCATAGATTCACCAAATGCACATAATCACAACATAATAATATGTGCTGCACTCCTACGCACACTTTCCAGGCAGTAAACAGAGATCAGTTTattaataacaatagcaataataaagcTTTCCGAGCAGTAAAAGTTAGCTACTTTATATACCATGGCTCCCTTCTAGAAATATGCTTATAGCAGAAAGAGCGTCAGTCACTTAGTTTGACAAATGGCATTTCCTAAGTGGGTGGTCATTTTAAAAGAGTATTCGAATACAGCATTTAGAACTCCCTCAGAACTAATGGAAAGAATTAGGTTGTTTATCAAGAAGGAAATTCCTGCCTATCTTGTTATTTCAGTGCAAAGCAGTCATTGGGCGACAGGTCATTGTGCTTCATATGGGAAACTAGTTGCCTGAAATTAATGATAGCGTAATTTGGAGTAAAGGggaaaagataattaaaaagcaatataGTCCCAAAGGCAAGTATGGGTGGAGCTTGTCACAAAGTAGTATGTATCATTGTGTTATATTAGAATTTTGGGTGGTGCATCAGCTTCTCAACATGCTTTCCCAGAGGCAATCTACTTTCAACAATATATAATGTTATTTAAGGAAAGGGAGAGCTCATGGGATTTTGAACAGAATAGCCAAGGTTAGGTCAACTGTGGCTTGGAGTCAAGCACTTTGTACCATATGTGGACAAATGTCATGTAGGCTgttttaggtttttatttttttattttttttaaaaggatccagTCTATTACTCAAAGACTGAAAAATATGTGAACTCAGCCCTTTAGTTTTCTAGAAGAAAAATTATCTTGGGGTATCAAGGAAGAAACGCGGTGGGACTAGGTGGTTGGCTGTTTGTTCTTGGCCTCATCTTCATTATTTCAGTTTGGGGGTTCTGTTTAAATCCCAAAACACAGGTTGGATATCAGAACCAGTGCTTCCTGATTTCAGAAGGATCTCCAAGGTAGcttatgtcatagctgccaagttatccctttttttaagggattttccattatgctgaataggcttcctcgcgagaaaagggaaaacttggcagctatggcttatgTAAAACAatggtttacacacacaaaaacaactctTCCAGCGTTTGACATTATTctggtacagtacagtataagatACCCGCTCTTTGCAACAGGGTCACAGGTGTTTCCACTGTGAAAGGGAGGAGTCAAGAgcagcagctggggctgatgtggtGAGCAATGGCCGATCCTTTGTTCCCTGTGTGATTCTACGCCTAAGAGATGGTTCAAAAATTTGACTCTTCCAGACCCCATTGGAAAATACCCTGTGtgtgacattgggggggggcagattcttGGCCAGGGCCTCAGATTTTAGATTTGGTAAGTTTTGTAGCTTGCTCATATGTGCATTACAGCAGAATATGACACACTTTCTCAGCTTAGTGCTGCAAATGTAAGCAAATAAGAGGTAAAAGATCTTTTTGGTTAATTGATGTAAAGCTTGTCCTATTAAAGAGTTTAAAATATTCATAAATATGAGTTTAAAATGATGGCATAATATTAGACCATGATGAACGTCTTCTTTTAGCTCAACTGATGGTATAAACAAGCCAATATTAGTGGCTGGTCCTGGGTCAAGTGtattaaaaggttaaaaaaattgttgtatttttgtgtCTTGGTGACTTATTTTGTTTCCATGGgaggtaatttttaaaattttaattatgGCTGGAGGACCTCAAAAGCTGGAATTGGCCTGGGTTTTTCTGGACCTCTGAAAAGGCCTGTATACATCTTGACCAGATATGACTGCAGGACCTGTGTTTGGTCCTCGGGTGTCTACTTTTTGCAACAAAAGGGGTGCGTGCCTAAAGTCTCCCACCTCCTgcactttctctctgtgtgccccATTGCCGCAGGCACTTCATCCTGGAGGCACAATAGCCAGTTCTTATTTAGAAGGTGAGAGTTCAATTTCTGGTGCAGGAAATTACTCTGTGCTCTTCAGAATACTCCCATTTGGGAGCTGGAGCACAAATTGCTTTTTCAGCATCTGGGGAAAGAGTCAGAACACAAAAGGGATTTGGAATTCAGAAACAATGTGCTAAAGGGCATGCTTTGGTCTGTGGATATTTACTGAAAGCTGGGTTTGGCAACAACCTAAGACTCTGATATGTTTTATAGATGCCACACCAACAGAAATATTGAAGTAGCAATATAGACTAGAATTTGAATGAACTTTGATGCAAGCAGCTTGATTGTAGGGGGGAAAAACCCCTCAAATCAGTGTACTAAAAGCACTTTGGTATTGTATTATATATTTTCttggttttcttgttttttttctttttgtaaacttttctttttgtaaactgcagtGCATACAGtttatgaagtaaataaataaacgagCTATCTGGAAGTGACCTGAACATTAGATCTACATACACACTGACCTTTGaccaaggctttttaaaaagagggcagACAGACCCCAAACAGGCCATTACAGGGTGGGAAGTGAGCAGTTCAAAAACAACATTTGGGTAGTTCAATGCAAGACAGggctgcatagctgtcaacttttttccttttttaagggaaattcccttatactgCATAGGATTCCTcacgggaaaagggaaaagatgACAGCTATACAGGGCTGGTGCCAAATCCAGTCACCCCGGTCTCCATGCCTGGGCAACTGCAGGACATGGGCAAGAAATCAGCAGAGTCCACTCTAGTCAGAGAtcagagaaaaacacacacacaggcagaatCTTCATTAAGGGTTTTACTGAGGCTTAAAGCATACAGGAACTTACTGGATCCCCGGTAAGGCAAAAACTTCTCTTGAAAGTGCATCATCCAGTTGCAGAAGCtaaaacacagaaagagagaaggaaggataaGGAACTGACTCAGCGCCAGGTTTATATCACTCTGTCTCTGAGCACATGTGAGACCTTGAGTTCTCACATGACCCACAGAAaaacaccatacctgccaagttgctgtcagagaaataaggtacctggccggaaatagcagaccggaagcagcactgccgccattttggaactgggcggagcatgctcagaagtgacttttgatgctgctgtgctcagttccaaaatggccgccacaccagaataccggggaaaaacaaaaaaatccgttttttcagctaggaacagctggaaaaacggggatttcccggggaaaacaggagacttggcagctatgaaacaccAGCTGTGGGCATGCTTTGTCAAGAAAGCACCAGAATGTTCTAGTAAATTAAGGAAACTTCTGCACCCATAAAACTTCCATCCCTGGCAAAGTagtattttgttttatgtgaTGCATAAAGTAACTGCTAAGAATGTGAAAAGTAACTTAAGTAGTCCAGGCTTTGCTAGAACCTGAGACTCTGGTCGAACATTTGCATTTCCCCTCTCGCTCCCAAAGACACTTTCCACAGACTCCACTGCTACCTTCCACAGAGCAGTCACCAGCATTTCTAATACAGCATGTTACTGGACGAATGCCTGTGTACTAAGAAGGGTGCGAGCTGGGTCCTGCAGGCCTGCTGTATGGTATTTGTGCTTCTGTGCTTTTTCCTGTTGTTCTTCCTCTTTTAATATCCCTCATTCCAAACAAAGCTTTGCTTTCATTCATGATGCCTCTTGTGGGAAGCTTGACTATAATGCTCTTCGGCATTAAGGCTGTCAAATCCCCAGTTCTGATGATTTCCTCCCACTCTTTGTAGGCTTCATGGAGAAagcatgtacaggtgaaactcggaaaattagaatatcgtcgaaaagtgcatttatttcagtaatgcaacttaaaaggtgaaaccaatatatgagatagatgcatgacatgcaaagcaagatatgtcaagcctttatttgttgtaattgtaattatttgtcgttaggcgggtcaattataaaggGAATGCAattattaatgaaatgtaatagcgatgtttatttttgtattattgtaactatttgttttattattgtggaatttccaaaagaaagtatttgtaagaattaaaataaaaataaaaaaataagttgcattactgaaataaatgcactttttgacaatattctaattttccgagtttcacttgtatgCACACCTGAGGAAAATGCACAGGTGCACTGTAGCAGCGCATGCTTCGTGCATGAATTATAATCACAGACCACCGGGGAACTGGTTTTCTTGGATTTCGAAAGCAGCCCTGCATACAGCTGTTTGCATTTCGAAACTTTAGAAATAGCAGCTGGTAGGAACTCAAGTTAAGGGAAGACTGGCTATTCCTTTCcttggaacagcagcagcaagagaggcAGCCATGAACAATATTTACAGGGAAAAGGATAACTGGTTGGTGTTCTGCTGGTACTGGCTGCCACTTTGGTGCGGCAGAGTGGGTGATAGTGATCTATCAGAATATCTGTCTATTGCAATGGGTCTACATATTTTGCACAAATACTTAATCAGGTTAGCACCTGTTACAGCATAagcaaacaaaaaaggggggtgttGTTATTTAGAATCACCCTCTAATTTCATTAGGGACAATGgagaaattcatttttatttttggcattttCATGAGAAACTCTAATTTGCAGGTCTCAAACAATACACAGTTTCAAATCATCCGAATTTTGCGATGATGTTTGACAAAAAAGCAatgtctacaaaaatgcatatattccaGGCAGTGTGcagaaaatgcatatataagtGAAAATAGATTACAAACTTCATTATGCCTGGGGAAATTGctagcaaaaatgtgtacagtggtacctcggtttatgaacacaattggttccggaaatctgttcataaactgaagcgaactttcccattgaaagtaatggaaagtggattaatccgttccagacgggtccgcagagtactcaacctgaagcatacttaaccc from Zootoca vivipara chromosome 8, rZooViv1.1, whole genome shotgun sequence encodes:
- the LOC118089990 gene encoding myelin P2 protein, whose product is MHVAHTILLPPTENCSYHFHSSEETLSSKPCIMCNKFVGSWKLVSSENFDDYMKELGVGLATRKLSSLAKPKVIISMKGDEVTIRTESTFKNTQITFKLGQEFQETTADDRKTKTVVTLEKGALVQMQKWNGKESTIRRKLVDGKMVVECTVKGVTCTRVYEKM